Proteins from a genomic interval of Medicago truncatula cultivar Jemalong A17 chromosome 3, MtrunA17r5.0-ANR, whole genome shotgun sequence:
- the LOC120579718 gene encoding clathrin coat assembly protein AP180, with product MPSKLRKAIGAVKDQTSISLAKVTHAANLEVTILKATTHDKNPIEERYVNEIVNIVSSNKAYAAACAQCIGKRMGKTRNWVVALKSLMIVLRIFQDGDPYFPREVFHSMKRGAKILNLSSFKDDSNSSPWDYTAFIRTFALYLDERLDCFLTGKLQRRFTYNNRFHEKNQRNEPGIRDMKPTLVLNRITYWQRLLDRAIGTRPTGAAKNNRLVQISLYAVVQESFDLYKDISDGLGVVLDNFFNLPLSACVTAFNACVKSYKQFDELSAFYSFCLNIGIGRSYEYPSVQKVSEELMETLQAFLKDQASFHNTASKHFILSAQKKSNAGLSSSQDELGTERCGTLDRYFETGSEFGSQCTSLEDLMSATDVAESSRGSIEHDRYSEESDEKHSLQYDDGFGSANGSGSVRSSTIDKNSRSSFDIVSVDDMHVQQNHQTKESSKDCWEIVLAKTITNETPSPKLENGFDSFDKAFDQALVPHQKYNPFLEDIGTLAPHTNANDNFDDAFGVSPTFKATPSPTFNAHDPLASSFSDQNSNSLTNLDLIFGDINPNDTTVAPTFKAQQSFNHGSAPTFQAQHSFKNGSTPTFQVHNSNDNAIIESPIENPNTSSIVPLDSHNSFYNSTVVPTFQAQHSFKNGSIPTFQAQHSFRNGSTPIFRAQHSFKSGSTPTFQVHNSNDNDIAESPTNIVENPNTCTVPFDSHNSFYNSTVPPTFQAQHSFRNGSTPTFQAQPSFKHDSTPTFQAQHYFKNRSTPNFQVHNSNDNAIEESPTYNIVPNISIVPFDSHNSFYNSTVAPTFQAQHSFRNDSTPSFQAQHSFRNGSTSTFQVHNSNDNAIVESTTYTIESPNTSIVPFDSHNSFYNSTIAPTFSANGGNEITSATQIEDDLFGPWPSATTNDPTSNVSSMQDQTLLQFQQLWLEQQNKIIAKHMT from the coding sequence ATGCCAAGCAAACTAAGGAAGGCAATTGGTGCAGTAAAAGACCAAACAAGCATTAGCCTAGCAAAGGTAACACATGCTGCAAATCTTGAGGTAACAATTCTTAAAGCAACAACACATGATAAAAATCCAATTGAAGAACGTTATGTGAATGAAATTGTCAACATAGTATCTTCCAACAAAGCCTATGCTGCTGCATGTGCACAATGCATAGGTAAAAGAATGGGCAAAACTAGAAATTGGGTTGTTGCACTTAAATCTCTTATGATTGTCCTTAGAATATTTCAAGATGGTGATCCATATTTTCCTAGAGAAGTTTTTCATTCAATGAAAAGGGGTGCAAAAATTCTCaacctttcaagtttcaaagaTGATTCCAATTCTAGTCCTTGGGATTACACTGCATTTATAAGAACATTCGCATTGTACCTTGATGAACGATTAGATTGTTTCCTAACGGGAAAACTTCAACGACGATTCACGTATAATAATCGGTTTCATGAGAAGAATCAAAGGAATGAACCTGGTATTAGAGACATGAAACCTACATTGGTTCTTAATAGAATCACTTATTGGCAAAGGTTGTTGGATAGAGCTATTGGTACGAGACCGACTGGAGCGGCTAAGAATAATCGTTTGGTTCAGATTTCTCTTTATGCTGTTGTGCAAGAAAGTTTTGATCTTTACAAAGATATCTCTGATGGGCTTGGGGTTGTTTTGGATAATTTCTTCAATTTACCACTTTCAGCTTGTGTTACTGCATTCAATGCATGTGTTAAATCATATAAACAATTTGATGAGTTATCtgcattttattcattttgtttaaatattggAATTGGAAGGTCCTATGAGTATCCAAGTGTGCAAAAAGTTTCCGAAGAGCTTATGGAGACATTACAAGCTTTCTTGAAGGATCAAGCTTCATTCCATAATACTGCTTCAAAACATTTTATTCTTTCTgcacaaaaaaaatctaatgcaGGTTTAAGTTCATCTCAAGACGAATTAGGCACTGAAAGATGTGGAACACTTGATAGGTATTTTGAGACTGGTTCTGAGTTTGGATCTCAATGTACATCATTGGAAGATTTAATGAGTGCTACTGATGTTGCCGAGAGTTCCCGCGGTTCAATTGAACATGATAGGTATTCCGAGGAATCTGATGAGAAACATTCATTACAATATGATGATGGGTTTGGTAGCGCTAATGGTTCTGGTTCTGTTAGATCATCGACAATCGACAAAAATTCTAGGTCAAGTTTTGATATAGTAAGTGTTGATGATATGCATGtgcaacaaaatcatcaaacaaaGGAAAGTTCCAAAGATTGTTGGGAAATAGTGTTAGCAAAGACAATAACTAATGAAACACCGTCACCTAAATTGGAGAATGGATTTGACTCTTTTGACAAAGCATTTGATCAAGCTTTAGTACCTCATCAAAAATATAATCCATTCCTAGAAGACATTGGAACTTTAGCTCCTCATACCAATGCCAATGATAATTTTGATGATGCTTTTGGTGTATCACCAACTTTTAAGGCAACACCATCACCTACCTTTAATGCTCATGATCCTCTTGCATCATCTTTCTCTGATCAAAATTCTAATTCCTTAACAAATTTGGATCTAATTTTTGGTGACATAAATCCAAATGACACAACAGTGGCACCAACTTTTAAGGCTCAACAGTCTTTTAATCATGGTTCAGCACCAACGTTTCAGGCTCAACATTCTTTTAAGAATGGTTCAACACCAACTTTTCAAGTGCACAATTCAAATGATAATGCAATAATAGAATCACCAATTGAGAATCCTAATACTAGTAGTATTGTTCCCTTGGATTCACATAATAGTTTTTACAATTCAACAGTGGTTCCAACTTTTCAGGCTCAACATTCTTTTAAGAATGGTTCAATACCAACTTTTCAAGCTCAACATTCTTTTAGGAATGGTTCGACGCCAATTTTTCGGGCTCAACATTCTTTTAAGAGTGGTTCAACACCAACATTTCAAGTTCACAATTCAAATGATAATGACATAGCAGAATCACCAACAAATATCGTTGAGAATCCTAATACTTGTACTGTTCCCTTTGATTCGCACAATAGTTTTTACAATTCAACGGTTCCACCAACTTTTCAGGCTCAACATTCTTTTAGGAATGGCTCGACACCAACTTTTCAAGCTCAACCTTCTTTTAAGCATGACTCAACACCAACTTTTCAGGCTCAACATTATTTTAAGAATCGTTCAACGCCAAATTTTCAAGTGCACAATTCAAATGATAATGCAATAGAAGAATCACCAACCTATAATATTGTTCCTAATATTAGTATTGTTCCCTTTGACTCACATAATAGTTTTTACAATTCAACAGTTGCACCAACTTTCCAGGCTCAACATTCTTTTAGGAATGATTCAACACCATCTTTTCAGGCTCAACATTCGTTTAGGAATGGTTCAACATCAACTTTTCAAGTGCACAATTCAAATGATAATGCAATAGTAGAATCAACAACCTATACTATTGAGAGTCCTAATACTAGTATTGTTCCATTTGATTCACATAATAGTTTTTACAATTCAACAATTGCACCAACATTTAGTGCAAATGGTGGCAATGAAATAACATCGGCAACACAGATAGAAGATGATCTTTTTGGACCATGGCCTAGTGCAACAACCAATGATCCAACGTCTAACGTGTCATCAATGCAAGATCAAACTTTGTTGCAATTTCAACAACTGTGGTTGGAACAACAAAACAAGATTATAGCAAAGCATATGACTTGA
- the LOC11438936 gene encoding vacuolar protein sorting-associated protein 29: MVLVLALGDLHVPHRAADLPAKFKSMLVPGKIQHIICTGNLCIKEVHDYLKTLCPDLHITRGEYDEETKYPETKTLTIGQFKLGLCHGHQVVPWGDLDSLAMLQRQLDVDILVTGHTHQFTAYKHEGGVVINPGSATGAYSSITYDVNPSFVLMDIDGLRVVVYVYELIDGEVKVDKIDFKKTSSNSSAH; the protein is encoded by the exons ATGGTGCTGGTTTTGGCCCTAGGGGATTTGCATGTGCCTCACAGAGCAGCTGATCTCCCTGCAAAGTTCAAATCCATGCTTGTCCCTGGCAAGATCCAGCATATTATCTGCACTGGAAATTTATGCATTAAA GAAGTTCATGACTACTTGAAGACTCTCTGTCCAGACTTGCATATAACTCGTGGTGAATACGATGAAGAGACGAAATATCCAGAGACTAAAACACTAACCATTGGTCAATTTAAGCTTGGACTTTGCCATGGTCATCAG GTTGTTCCATGGGGAGACCTAGATTCACTAGCAATGCTGCAGAGGCAGCTTGATGTAGACATCCTTGTGACAGGTCACACCCATCAGTTTACAGCATACAAACATGAGGGTGGTGTGGTTATAAATCCAGGTTCTGCAACTGGTGCCTATAGCAGCATCACATATGACGTGAACCCAAGTTTCGTCCTCATGGACATTGATGGTCTACGTGTTGTGGTCTATGTGTATGAACTAATTGATGGAGAGG